Genomic window (Flavobacterium oreochromis):
TTTAGTAACTAGTGAATGAAAGAAGTACTAATTTAAAGAAGATTTTTGTACAGAAAGAAATTCATTTTTATTGAGTTTAAAATTCAAAGGATTTTTTATTTTTCTAAGGTAATAAATCCTCTTTGTTGAATGCTTTACAATAGTCTATCTTATTTTATTGTCATTTCTAGATAAAACATACTTTCGAGAATAATGTTTAATTATAACCCATTCTATGTATTCTAATTTAAATGTATAATCATACTTGATTTCTATTTTCATGAAAATGCGCTCAAATAGTGTCTATTTTTTTGTAATGTATAAAAATATAGCTCTTTTTCTTTAACAATAAATTTTAATAGATTAGAAATTATTTATCTCGTAAAGACTAATTTACTATCCGTGGAAAGTGATGCGTCAAGAGAATAACCATCGTAATTAAAACCTTTTAGATCTTCAAGTATTTCAATATTATTATCAATAATATAACGAACCATTAAGCCACGTGCTCTTTTAGCAAAAAAGAAATTACTTTTAATTGTCCGTTTTTATAGTCTTTAAACTCAGGGACAATAACAGGAACTTTAATTTTTTTTAGATTGATAGCCGAAGAATATTCATTACTTGCAAGATTAATAAATAACTCATCATGTTTTAATTCGTTATTTAGAGTTTCGGTTAATGTTTCTTTCCAATATTCATAAAGATTTTTTTTGTCGCCTATACCTAGTTTTGTTCCCATTTCTAATCGGTAAGGCTGAATTAAATCTAAAGGTTTTAATAAACCATACTGACCTGATAGTATGCGAAGTTTGTCTTGTAATTGATCTATCTTTTGCTCGCTTATAGAGTAAGCATCTAAGCCTTGATATACATCTCCATTAAAAGCGTAAACTGCGGGACGGGCATTTTTTTGGGTAAAAGGTATTTGAAATTCTTGATTTCTATTCCAATTTAATGCTCCTAGTGCTGGAGATATTTTCATTAGATTAGATAAATCATTAGGGGTTAATTGTTTTAAAACTTCAATTATTTCTTTTGATTTATTTAAAAATGAAGGTTGAGTAAATTGGTCAGTGGGTAATTTTTTTTCGAAATCTAGCGATTTTGCAGGGGATATAATAATTTTCATTATAATTTTTTTTAATACCTTGATGACAAAAATAGTTCTAAATATAGTTAACAAACAATTTTAGAATTGTTTTTTTTTATTTTAAGATAGGATAATGAAGGATTATTCAGTTTTATGTATTTTTTGTTTTTGGTAATAATGAGGCTTTATATTCTCTATTAAATTTTATTATTAGTATAAGAGGGACTTATTATGTTTTTTTTTAACAAATAGAAAGGTGATTGTTTGTAATTTCACGGTGATTTGTAATTAAAACTTTAGGGTGAAAAAATGTGTTATTTTACTTTTTTTAAATGTTAAGAAATTCCTATAAAATAGCGATTCTGAATAGATTGAGAGTAAATATTATGTACATTTGTTCAACAAAAATTAAACATAGACAAAGACAATGAAAATAGCTGTTGTAGGTGCTACCGGTATGGTAGGAGAGGTGATGCTGCAAGTTTTAGCAGAGCGTAATTTTCCAATCACAGAGTTAATTCCTGTGGCTTCTGAAAAATCAATTGGAAAAGAAATAGAATTTGAGGGAAAATCCTATAAAGTAGTTGGAATGCAAACAGCGGTTGAAATGAAGCCTGAAATAGCTATTTTTTCTGCTGGAGGAGAGACTTCTAAGGAATGGGCTCCTAAATTTGCAGCAGTTGGAACAACTGTTATTGATAATTCGTCTGCTTGGCGTATGGATCCTACTAAAAAGTTAGTAGTTCCTGAAATCAATGCAAATGTTTTAACTAAAGACGATAAGATTATTGCCAATCCTAACTGTTCAACTATTCAGATGGTAATGGTTTTAGCACCTTTACATAAAAAATATGATATCAAGCGTGTTATAGTTTCTACTTATCAGTCTATTACAGGAACAGGGGTTAAAGCAGTAAGGCAGTTAGAAAATGAATATGCAGGTATAAAAGAAGAAATGGCTTATAAATATCCTATTCATCGTAATCTAATCCCACAATGTGATGTTTTTGAGGAAAACGGTTATACAAAAGAAGAGATGAAATTAGTTCGTGAAACTCAAAAAATTTTAGATGATAAAACAATTGCGGTTACAGCTACAGCTGTAAGGGTTCCCGTAGTAGGAGGTCATAGTGAAGCTGTAAATGTAGAATTTGAAAAAGATTTTGAATTATCGGAGGTGCGAGCTATTTTACATGAAATGTCAGGAGTAACTGTACAAGATAATATAGATACTTTTACTTTTCCAATGCCTTTATATGCAGAGGGGAAAAATGATGTTTTTGTAGGTAGAATTCGTCGAGATGAAAGTCAACCTAATACATTAAATTTGTGGATTGTAGCTGATAATTTAAGAAAAGGAGCGGCAACTAATGCTGTACAGATCGCAGAATATCTAATGGCTAATAATTTAGTTTAAGTTTATTAATAAGTTACACATAATAAATAAAAATCCCGTTTTTTGAGCAAAATAGCCATTAAACGGGTTTTTAATTTATAGGATATGAGACGGATTTTATTAATTTCTTCTTTTTCAAATGGAAATCTAGCTTATTTTTTGGAGTTCATGGTAATTTTTCTTCAGTTTACGTAACAATCTACCATATAAAAAATTGTAAATTATTAAGAAAACACCAATCATTAAACCAGTTAGTAAAAAAGATATAATAATAGAAATTATTAGGATTGTATATTCATTTACTTGATTTCCAGAATTTTGAAACTCATCTGAAATTCCTATGTATATACCATAACCAAATAAATAAGAATGTATAATACTAAAAAGACTTAGATTAAAAACAATATATTGTTTAACAATTTTTCTGACAATAAAAATATTTTTCATTAATTGTTTAGTAGAATTGAGTACTTCTATTTTTTTGTATGATACATAAAAATTGTAAATAAAATATAATATAACTATGTAGGAAATACCAGTTATAATATTTAGGTAAAATTCAGATAAATGTATTTTTTTAAAAAAATATCTTCTTTGCTATTTTTATTTAAAGAAAATGAAAAACTTAATATAATACCTAATAAAAATTCAATTACACTGATGATAAAAATCCATTTAACAGCTGAAGAAGAATTTTTATGTATCATAGCATAAATATTTTCTTCACTCATTTTTGGAAAGTTATTTGTATTATTCCAATTTTTCTTTAATAAATCCAATTCTTCCATTTTCCTTCTATCGTTACGGATTAATTATTTGTTTTAATTTCGTTTTGATACGATTCATTTTAACTCTAGCATTAACTTCACTTATACCTAAGGTTTCTGATATTTCATTATAATCTTTGTCCTCTAAGTACATAAATACAAGTGCTTTTTCTATATCATTAAGTTGATATACGGCTTTGTAGAGTAATTTTAAATTTTCTTCTTCCTGATAATTATAGTCTTCTTGTAATACAAAGTGTCTGCCAGTTTCAAATTCAACAGTACGAATTGATTTGGAAGATTTTCTATATAAAGTAATGGCTGTATTAAGAGCTACTCTATAAGCCCAAGTTGAAAACTTAGAATCCCCTCTGAATTGAGGATATGCTTTCCATAATTGAATTGTAATTTCTTGAAATAAATCGTTGTGTTCTTCTTCATTTTGGGTATAAAGCCTACAAATTTTGTGAACCAAATTTTGGTTATCTTTTAGTTGACTCACAAATGATTTTTCTAATTCAGTATTCATACTGCCTATTAGTTGGTAGTTTTTATGAATTGTTACAGTTTGAACGTATGTTTTTTTACTATTTTAAAATAGTTTAATGTGATTAAGTTTATATATTCTAAATTCTAAGAGTATTAGATGGAATATGACCTTTGTAGCTACTTTATTATAATATATGCTATCCTAATTTTAGATCTTACTATAGCTTTTTGAATTTAGTATGATTAGTTAATAATTAAAAAATAATGTTTTCATAAAATTAGTTTGATAAAGAGCGGGATTTTTATTAAAAAATAAACCCTCATAATTTTTATTTATGAGGGTTAAGATGATTATTTAAAGTTATTTGCTTTATCTTTTAATAGAAAAATGCCCTTTACTAATTCTGCCATCTTTTAATTGTGCAGTAAACCAATAGTCATCGGCAGGAACAGGTTTGCCTAAATACATCCCATCCCATCCTGGTTGTAGGGGAGAGATTTCTCTTAATAGTTTTCCAAAACGATCAAAGATTAGAATTTTTGCATCAGAATTGAATATAGAATCAGCTCCTATTACATTCCAATAGTCATTATATCCATCGCCATTAGGAGTGAAAAAAGCAGGGAATCCTAGGATAGAAAAAGGTATTTCTAATGTTTTACATCCATTCAAATCAATAACATATATCCTATGCATACCTGGTATTAAATTTTCAAAACGCCCTGTTTTTTGAGTAGAAGAGTTTATATCATCTAGAGCGAATACATATTCTCCATTACCGGAAACAGTTACTGTAACAGAATTATTATCTACTAAATCTTGAATAATAGGGGAGCCATTAAGTTTAGCGGTATTAGATTCCATTACTTTAATAGTTCTTTCTGAAAAACAAGCTGAAGGTGTTTTATTAATAACTTTTACA
Coding sequences:
- a CDS encoding aspartate-semialdehyde dehydrogenase; the protein is MKIAVVGATGMVGEVMLQVLAERNFPITELIPVASEKSIGKEIEFEGKSYKVVGMQTAVEMKPEIAIFSAGGETSKEWAPKFAAVGTTVIDNSSAWRMDPTKKLVVPEINANVLTKDDKIIANPNCSTIQMVMVLAPLHKKYDIKRVIVSTYQSITGTGVKAVRQLENEYAGIKEEMAYKYPIHRNLIPQCDVFEENGYTKEEMKLVRETQKILDDKTIAVTATAVRVPVVGGHSEAVNVEFEKDFELSEVRAILHEMSGVTVQDNIDTFTFPMPLYAEGKNDVFVGRIRRDESQPNTLNLWIVADNLRKGAATNAVQIAEYLMANNLV
- a CDS encoding RNA polymerase sigma factor; this translates as MNTELEKSFVSQLKDNQNLVHKICRLYTQNEEEHNDLFQEITIQLWKAYPQFRGDSKFSTWAYRVALNTAITLYRKSSKSIRTVEFETGRHFVLQEDYNYQEEENLKLLYKAVYQLNDIEKALVFMYLEDKDYNEISETLGISEVNARVKMNRIKTKLKQIINP